The following proteins are encoded in a genomic region of Papaver somniferum cultivar HN1 unplaced genomic scaffold, ASM357369v1 unplaced-scaffold_10, whole genome shotgun sequence:
- the LOC113326702 gene encoding uncharacterized protein LOC113326702, whose product MRKKLDALTIDDVVFDPYLRRDEDRVNEVGDRLFSDVATYLIPLFHPTGFVILDPRRKLRQIGIVHKIVPEASHFKPSITNSQFKDKDVKLTYEAVSLIDHSNARSEQVNQDVGLKLLIEIPMRMRITWNGIKNGLILMWKFWIRKRENSSRRETVRHQGHQGLIKVILEGDGGTYTTNYP is encoded by the coding sequence ATGAGGAAAAAATTGGATGCTTTGACAATCGATGATGTGgtttttgatccatatttgaGACGCGATGAGGATAGAGTTAATGAAGTTGGTGATAGATTATTTTCTGATGTGGCGACCTACCTTATACCTTTGTTTCATCCAACCGGGTTCGTCATTTTAGATCCTCGTAGAAAGCTCCGTCAAATTGGTATTGTCCATAAAATAGTACCCGAAGCCTCTCATTTTAAACCGAGCATAACCAACTCCCAATTTAAGGACAAAGATGTCAAATTAACCTATGAAGCAGTATCGTTGATCGATCATTCGAATGCTCGCTCAGAACAAGTAAACCAAGATGTAGGCTTGAAGCTTCTTATAGAGATTCCGATGCGGATGAGAATTACATGGAATGGTATCAAGAATGGTCTCATCCTTATGTGGAAATTTTGGATCCGGAAGCGAGAAAATAGTTCAAGAAGGGAGACAGTTCGACATCAAGGCCATCAAGGACTGATTAAAGTGATCTTGGAGGGAGATGGTGGTACGTATACTACTAATTATCCTTAG
- the LOC113326712 gene encoding uncharacterized protein LOC113326712: protein MKLVPPKKNGRHWGQPKYRSILFGYQSSWAVRICAAKFPDKAVPKLKHQQGKSWSLDREHSDVASLVKDSGLWPGIEALQKTYDVVTFFGFRERFWPETMTFLLSFGEMTIIPDDATKLQVLLWKEKLSLRVQKIIFLLKRFMSW from the exons ATGAAGCTTGTACCTCCCAAGAAGAATGGGAGACATTGGGGTCAGCCAAAATATCGATCCATCTTGTTTGGTTACCAGTCATCATGGGCTGTTAGGATTTGTGCcgcaaag TTTCCCGATAAAGCGGTTCCtaaactaaagcaccaacaaGGAAAGTCTTGGTCGTTGGATAGAGAGCATTCAGATGTGGCATCCTTGGTAAAAGATTCAGGGTTATGGCCTGGAATCGAGGCTTTGCAGAAGACCTATGATGTTGTAACTTTTTTTGGGTTTAGAGAAAGATTCTGGCCCGAAACCATGACTTTTCTACTCTCGTTCGGAGAGATGACTATCATTCCGGATGATGCAACCAAATTACAGGTCTTGCTTTGGAAAGAAAAGTTGAGTTTGAGGGTTCAAAAAATTATATTCCTTTTGAAGAGATTTATGTCTTGGTGA
- the LOC113326647 gene encoding phosphoinositide phosphatase SAC2-like: MDPNKSFLQKFRLYETQSKFYLIGRNKSRTVWRVLKIDRSELTELDILEDSTIYSEAECYDLLKRLHEGNILTGGLKFVTTCYGIIGFVKFLGPYYMLLITKRRQIGCIGGHAIYAISKSEMIPIPHPTLRTNMAFSKNENRYKKLLCTIDLTKDFFFSYSYHVMRSLQRNMSDAQTGQILYETRFVWNAFLTRGIRSNLKNTLWTVALVHGFFKQEKFSVSGRDFNLTLIARRSRLYAGTRYRKRGVNERGRVANDVETEQIVFEDLPEGGPIEICSVVQHRGSIPLFWSQETSRLNIKPDIVLSGKDQNYRATRIHFDDLRERYGNPIIVLNLIKTREKKRRESKLRSEFAYAIEVINKDLSTENRLRFLHLDLNRHFKSKGKNVLELLGRFAEYSLGLTGFFHSQLTPDLVPEGRSIFENNDTSVLPPENHLGNELKNVDNSETGTVEVDNDCEANENPLIKQPKLQNGVLRTNCIDCLDRTNVAQYSYGLCALGHQLHALGLIDSPKITQDNPLALQFMGLYEIMGDTIAFQYGGSAAHNKIFSLIRGHWMAAIGTQEFFRSVQRYYNNAYMDAEKQDAINIFLGYFQPQQGNPALWELDSDQHFNVGRRDVIFADENARLSFKRSLSDGNIVIPSDDPMPATNVGQRNQGECSHLLDDSTPEICDSDISLSRFTSMASKQVFTDMQSTRIHFHEDSHNCSNFVDVDWLSSAGNSCAGDLHERSEENVMEGIKDKTTSFTSENDSTEKSSNALGVGKFSDRFVHWVSYAEAVWHTRVEPHKLAEVV, encoded by the exons ATGGATCCAAACAAGTCTTTTCTGCAGAAATTCAGACTTTATGAGACTCAATCG AAGTTTTATTTGATTGGTAGAAACAAGAGTAGGACGGTATGGAGAGTATTGAAGATTGATCGATCAGAGCTTACCGAGCTAGACATTCTTGAAGATTCTACCATTTATTCAGAAGCCGAATGTTACGATTTGTTGAAGCGGTTACATGAAGGGAATATATTGACCGGTGGGCTTAAATTCGTCACAACTTGTTATGGAATTATTg GATTCGTTAAATTCTTGGGGCCATATTACATGCTGCTTATCACGAAAAGAAGGCAGATTGGTTGTATTGGTGGCCATGCAATATATGCAATCAGCAAGAGCGAGATGATTCCTATTCCACATCCTACTTTGCGGACTAATATGGCTTTTTCTAAGAACGAAAACAG ATACAAGAAGCTTCTATGCACAATAGACCTTACCAAGGACTTCTTTTTCAGCTACTCATACCATGTTATGCGTAGTCTTCAAAGGAACATGAGTGATGCTCAGACCGGGCAAATCCTCTACGAAACAAGGTTTGTTTGGAATGCGTTCTTGACGCGTGGAATTCGGAGTAATCTGAAGAATACTCTCTGGACTGTGGCCTTAGTACATGGTTTCTTTAAACAG GAAAAATTTTCAGTTTCTGGGAGGGACTTCAACTTGACACTTATAGCTAGGCGCTCACGTCTGTATGCTGGCACAAG GTACCGTAAACGTGGTGTGAATGAGAGAGGACGAGTAGCTAATGATGTTGAGACTGAACAGATTGTGTTTGAAGATCTTCCTGAAGGAGGTCCAATAGAAATATGTTCTGTCGTACAGCACCGAGGCTCTATACCTCTCTTCTGGTCGCAGGAAACATCACGCCTAAATATTAAACCGGATATTGTTT TGTCGGGAAAGGACCAAAACTATAGAGCAACCAGGATTCATTTTGATGATCTTAGGGAGAGATACGGAAACCCAATAATCGTTTTAAATTTGATTAAG ACGCGTGAGAAGAAACGTCGAGAATCCAAACTACGAAGCGAGTTTGCTTATGCAATTGAAGTTATTAACAAAGATTTATCCACAGAGAATCGTCTGAGATTCCTTCACTTGGATCTCAACAGACATTTTAAAAG CAAAGGTAAAAATGTGCTGGAACTACTTGGAAGATTTGCTGAATATTCCCTGGGCTTGACAGGCTTCTTCCATTCACAATTAACACCCGACCTGGTGCCTGAAGGACGATCCATCTTCGA GAACAATGATACCAGTGTCTTGCCTCCTGAGAATCATCTGGGAAATGAATTAAAGAACGTGGATAACTCAGAAACGGGCACGGTTGAGGTTGATAATGATTGTGAAGCTAACGAGAATCCCTTGATCAAGCAACCGAAGCTACAAAATGGTGTCCTTAGGACCAATTGCATCGATTGCTTGGATCGTACCAACGTTGCGCAATATTCATACGGCTTGTGTGCTCTTGGACATCAACTTCATGCCTTGGGGTTGATTGATAGTCCAAAGATCACCCAGGATAACCCTTTGGCTCTTCAGTTCATGGGGCTATATGAGATAATGGGCGACACAATTGCTTTCCAGTATGGTGGATCTGCTGCTCATAATAAG ATATTCTCTTTGATAAGGGGCCACTGGATGGCAGCCATTGGTACCCAAGAATTCTTCAGGTCAGTTCAACGTTACTACAACAATGCTTACATGGATGCTGAGAAACAAGATGCAATAAATAT ATTCTTGGGGTACTTCCAACCACAACAGGGTAATCCTGCACTCTGGGAACTAGATTCAGACCAGCATTTCAATGTTGGGAGGCGTGATGTTATTTTTGCAGATGAAAACGCTAG GCTATCTTTTAAAAGATCCTTATCAGATGGTAACATTGTCATTCCAAGTGATGATCCAATGCCGGCTACAAATGTTGGGCAAAGAAATCAGGGAGAGTGCAGTCATCTTCTTGATGATTCTACACCTGAAATCTGTGACAGTGACATTTCACTTTCCAG GTTCACCTCGATGGCTAGCAAGCAAGTTTTCACTGACATGCAAAGCACTCGGATTCATTTCCACGAGGACTCGCATAACTGCTCAAATTTTGTTGATGTTGATTGGCTTTCTTCTGCTGGAAATTCGTGTGCAGGAGACCTACATGAGAG GTCCGAAGAGAATGTTATGGAGGGAATAAAAGATAAAACTACGTCCTTTACAAGTGAAAATGACTCCACTGAGAAG AGTTCCAATGCTCTTGGGGTTGGAAAATTTTCAGACAGATTTGTACACTGGGTAAGCTACGCAGAGGCAGTATGGCACACACGGGTAGAGCCTCATAAGTTAGCAGAAGTGGTATGA